The Nisaea sp. genome includes a region encoding these proteins:
- the fahA gene encoding fumarylacetoacetase: MKSWLPSANVPECDFPVQNLPFGVFSRDGEQPRCGTAIGDQVLDLAALERDRLIETGGTPVFAAVVLNPFMERGPDIWNLVRTRLTGLLREGGDDAVRDNADRYLIPMTDVTLHLPFRVSEYTDFYAGKQHAFNVGTMFRGAENALPPNWLHIPIGYNGRASSVVVSGTDFHRPNGQLKAPDADTPTFGPSRRLDIELEMGAVVGTGNALGKPVTVAEADAMIFGYVLLNDWSARDIQAWEYQPLGPFQGKAFCTSISPWVVTRAALEPFRTATPKREEPLLPYLAEPGPMLYDIALEVGLTPAGSGEEAVLSRTNYSTMYYSAAQQLAHHTSSGCPMRTGDLLGSGTVSGDTPDNYGSLLEMSWGGKTPITLPNGETRSFLEDGDRVTLRGHAAGDGYRIGFGNCTGTVLPAIKQD; this comes from the coding sequence ATGAAAAGCTGGCTTCCTTCCGCCAACGTGCCGGAATGCGATTTTCCGGTCCAGAACCTGCCCTTTGGCGTCTTCTCCCGGGACGGCGAGCAACCGCGCTGCGGCACTGCCATCGGCGACCAAGTGCTGGATCTCGCCGCCCTCGAGCGCGACCGCCTGATCGAGACCGGCGGAACACCTGTTTTCGCGGCAGTCGTCCTGAACCCGTTCATGGAGCGCGGTCCCGATATCTGGAACCTGGTGCGCACCCGACTGACGGGCCTGCTCCGCGAAGGCGGTGATGACGCCGTGCGGGACAATGCGGACCGGTATCTGATCCCGATGACGGATGTCACGCTGCATCTGCCGTTCCGGGTCAGCGAATACACCGATTTCTACGCGGGCAAGCAGCATGCCTTCAATGTCGGCACCATGTTCCGGGGGGCCGAGAACGCCTTGCCGCCGAACTGGCTGCATATCCCCATCGGCTATAACGGCCGAGCCTCTTCGGTCGTCGTCAGCGGCACGGATTTCCACCGCCCGAACGGGCAACTGAAGGCGCCGGACGCGGACACACCGACATTCGGCCCGAGCCGCCGGCTCGATATCGAGCTTGAGATGGGCGCCGTGGTCGGCACCGGAAATGCCTTAGGCAAACCGGTGACGGTTGCCGAGGCAGACGCGATGATCTTCGGATATGTCCTGCTGAACGACTGGTCGGCGCGGGATATCCAGGCTTGGGAGTATCAGCCGCTCGGCCCGTTCCAGGGCAAGGCCTTCTGCACCAGTATCTCGCCCTGGGTGGTGACCCGCGCGGCGCTGGAGCCGTTCCGGACAGCGACGCCAAAGCGGGAAGAACCGCTGCTGCCCTATCTCGCGGAACCCGGCCCGATGCTCTACGACATCGCGCTTGAGGTCGGTCTGACACCTGCCGGGTCCGGCGAGGAAGCGGTGCTGTCTCGAACCAACTACAGCACGATGTATTATTCCGCCGCCCAGCAGCTTGCCCATCACACCAGCAGCGGCTGTCCGATGCGGACCGGCGACCTGCTTGGCTCCGGCACGGTCTCCGGCGACACGCCGGACAATTACGGCTCATTGCTGGAAATGAGCTGGGGCGGCAAGACCCCCATCACCCTGCCGAACGGCGAGACACGCAGCTTCCTTGAGGATGGCGACCGTGTCACCCTGCGCGGCCATGCTGCGGGGGACGGCTACAGGATCGGGTTTGGAAACTGTACGGGCACAGTACTGCCCGCGATTAAACAAGACTGA
- a CDS encoding DUF4347 domain-containing protein — protein sequence MSHSRYPSILFVDSAVPDREILLAGVDPRTTIVPLSPAGDPVGQISDVLAGLNGVQNLSILSHGAPGQLHLAGRIVDLKALSEAAPHLLRIKAALAPDAEVTLVACAAGAGTAGAQFADSLEDALGVPVHAASAPLGGDAGWRALPAAAALFSAEALATYAHRLATLNGTADADTILGTGTADELNGLAGNDVISGFGGNDTIDGGADNDQISGGTGVDSLVGGTGDDTFFITSGDVAGGAETIDGGGDSDIISLVGGGSFDFSGATVSVETISGGTGADTITGTTAADQIDGGGGADIISGNNGNDTLSGGAGADTIDAGVGNDQISGGTGVDSLLGGDGFDTFFIASGDVAGGAETINGGNNSDIISLTGGGSFDFSGATISVETINGGGGADTVTGTTARDVIYGYNGDDVLSGHGGNDDVFGQGGNDTLYGGDGNDLVRDNLGNNVLYGDAGNDTLSGTVGNDTLQGGTGNDSLLAGSGTNLLDGGAGNDTIQGSQANLNGDTLTGVDAGDSLVVYSKDLSSLNGSTVTSSIDLGDGNTLNLSLGNFTATLSANVSGGNTTIGFALSEIQSSSGDGSISKSNQSNGDVAGTETSFTLANTGSAAQTGTLLEDSGSGNIVTVQLPGFVSATVSGPASSEVPGSASGTLNGQVVGTGSTDASFLNLQGSRFLDSLGAGASVDVRTITFSGASVTTPQTIEISDQSTGSGVEAFIFDMSGLPAGSTLVLNDIDFAIVIGNVTVNSSGNGPIYLAGDSSAQTVSLGNFGDTVAGGGGTDTVNGGYGEDIVYGNQGNDSLFGGGGRDTLFGGQDQDSLNGGNDNDILYGNMGEDTLVGGGNSDLLYGGQGNDIVYGNLGDDSLNGNLGNDILFGGQGNDVVNGGDGADQIDGNQGDDTLVGGGGADTFIFGFDTGNDQVSDFTAGTDSLQVADGLTYTAADSGGNTQLTLSDGGTVTLIGVSKSELGITATAGWDLA from the coding sequence ATGAGCCATTCCAGATACCCATCCATTCTGTTCGTCGATAGCGCCGTTCCAGATCGCGAGATCCTTCTGGCGGGCGTCGACCCGCGCACCACAATCGTCCCGCTATCGCCAGCAGGCGATCCGGTTGGACAGATTTCGGATGTGCTAGCCGGTCTGAACGGCGTCCAGAACCTCTCGATCCTGAGTCACGGCGCTCCCGGCCAATTGCACCTTGCCGGGCGCATTGTGGATCTGAAAGCGCTGAGCGAAGCGGCGCCGCATCTGCTCCGGATCAAAGCCGCGCTCGCACCCGATGCGGAAGTCACACTGGTGGCTTGCGCAGCGGGGGCAGGCACTGCAGGCGCGCAGTTTGCCGACAGTTTGGAAGACGCACTCGGCGTTCCCGTGCACGCCGCATCCGCACCACTCGGCGGGGATGCCGGCTGGCGCGCCCTTCCGGCCGCAGCGGCTCTCTTTTCGGCCGAGGCCCTCGCCACCTACGCCCATCGTCTGGCCACCCTTAACGGGACCGCAGATGCCGACACGATACTTGGCACCGGAACTGCCGATGAACTCAACGGCCTCGCCGGAAACGACGTGATCAGTGGTTTCGGAGGCAATGACACCATAGACGGCGGCGCTGACAACGACCAGATCTCCGGCGGCACCGGGGTCGACAGCCTGGTCGGCGGCACAGGTGACGACACCTTCTTTATCACTTCCGGCGATGTCGCGGGCGGCGCCGAGACGATCGATGGCGGCGGCGACTCGGATATCATTTCGCTGGTCGGCGGCGGGAGTTTCGACTTCTCCGGTGCAACCGTCTCCGTGGAGACCATTTCCGGCGGCACCGGGGCGGACACGATCACCGGCACCACGGCCGCGGACCAGATCGACGGCGGCGGCGGCGCCGACATTATCTCGGGCAATAATGGCAACGACACGCTCAGCGGTGGCGCCGGTGCCGACACGATCGACGCTGGTGTTGGCAACGACCAGATCTCAGGTGGCACCGGGGTCGACAGCCTGCTCGGCGGCGACGGTTTCGACACCTTCTTCATCGCCTCCGGCGATGTCGCGGGCGGCGCCGAAACGATCAACGGCGGCAACAACTCGGATATCATTTCACTGACCGGCGGCGGCAGTTTCGACTTCTCCGGCGCGACCATATCCGTTGAAACCATTAACGGCGGTGGCGGGGCGGACACGGTCACCGGCACCACGGCCAGAGACGTGATCTACGGCTACAACGGCGATGACGTTCTGTCCGGTCACGGCGGCAACGACGATGTCTTCGGCCAGGGCGGAAACGACACACTCTACGGCGGCGACGGGAACGACCTGGTTCGGGACAACTTGGGCAACAACGTGCTTTACGGCGACGCCGGCAACGACACGCTCTCCGGCACAGTCGGTAACGACACACTCCAGGGCGGCACCGGCAACGATTCCCTGCTCGCGGGCAGCGGAACCAACCTGCTGGATGGCGGCGCGGGCAATGACACGATCCAGGGATCGCAGGCAAACCTGAATGGCGACACCCTGACCGGGGTCGATGCAGGTGACTCACTGGTCGTCTACTCGAAGGACCTGTCGAGCCTGAACGGCAGCACCGTTACCAGCTCCATCGATCTTGGCGACGGCAACACGCTCAATCTTTCCCTCGGCAACTTCACCGCCACGCTCAGCGCGAACGTGAGTGGCGGCAACACGACCATCGGCTTCGCTCTGAGCGAGATCCAGTCCTCCTCCGGTGACGGGTCAATTTCGAAGTCGAACCAGTCGAACGGTGACGTTGCCGGGACGGAAACCTCCTTCACCCTCGCCAATACCGGTAGCGCGGCGCAAACCGGAACCCTGCTCGAAGACTCTGGAAGCGGGAATATCGTTACCGTCCAGTTGCCAGGCTTCGTCTCTGCCACGGTCAGCGGCCCCGCTTCCTCCGAAGTGCCCGGGTCTGCCAGCGGCACCCTCAACGGCCAGGTCGTGGGCACCGGCTCCACCGATGCAAGCTTCCTGAACCTGCAGGGCTCCCGCTTCCTCGACAGCCTCGGTGCCGGGGCCAGCGTCGATGTCCGTACCATCACCTTCTCCGGCGCCAGCGTCACCACGCCGCAGACCATCGAGATCAGCGACCAGTCAACCGGCTCCGGTGTCGAGGCCTTCATCTTCGACATGTCCGGCCTGCCTGCGGGCTCCACGCTGGTACTGAACGATATTGACTTCGCCATCGTGATTGGCAACGTGACGGTGAACAGCAGCGGCAACGGCCCGATTTATCTCGCGGGCGACAGTTCGGCGCAGACCGTCTCCCTCGGCAATTTCGGCGATACAGTCGCCGGCGGCGGCGGCACCGATACGGTCAATGGCGGCTATGGCGAGGACATCGTCTATGGCAACCAGGGCAACGACTCCCTCTTCGGCGGCGGCGGCAGGGATACGCTCTTCGGCGGCCAGGATCAGGACAGCCTCAATGGCGGCAACGACAACGATATCCTCTATGGCAACATGGGCGAGGATACGCTGGTCGGCGGCGGAAATTCCGATCTGCTTTATGGCGGCCAGGGCAACGACATTGTCTATGGCAATCTGGGCGACGACAGCCTCAACGGTAATCTCGGCAACGACATCCTGTTCGGCGGTCAGGGCAACGATGTGGTCAATGGCGGGGACGGCGCAGACCAGATCGACGGCAACCAGGGCGACGACACGCTGGTCGGTGGAGGCGGGGCCGATACCTTCATCTTCGGCTTCGATACCGGCAACGATCAGGTGAGCGACTTCACGGCCGGCACCGACAGCTTGCAGGTCGCAGACGGGCTGACCTACACAGCGGCGGACAGCGGCGGAAATACTCAGCTCACCCTCTCCGACGGCGGCACCGTCACGCTGATCGGCGTCTCCAAGTCGGAACTCGGCATCACCGCGACTGCTGGATGGGACCTCGCGTAG
- a CDS encoding PAS domain-containing protein, with translation MRDALISDDLNAVDRYFLQFGARNPTVVWNPEGNQLEDERLQRLSSYWRGKANGKDAAPVASIDPTDMRFVLGYLMLLDVIEDGFDFRYRLYGTMISQRFGRDVTGTTVREFGDKEYIVNFFLGAYQAVMERRQPLLTVHYPKKASETASWTRLILPLKSENNEIARLLVGQIPGEWRPRPHGAEAPAF, from the coding sequence ATGAGGGATGCCCTCATCAGCGACGACCTGAATGCCGTCGATCGCTATTTCCTGCAATTCGGCGCCCGCAATCCGACTGTCGTCTGGAATCCGGAAGGCAATCAGCTTGAGGATGAGCGCCTGCAACGCCTCTCTTCTTACTGGCGCGGGAAAGCCAACGGCAAGGATGCCGCCCCCGTCGCATCCATCGACCCGACGGATATGCGGTTTGTCCTGGGCTATCTCATGTTGCTCGATGTCATCGAGGACGGCTTCGATTTCCGCTACCGGCTATACGGAACGATGATTTCCCAACGTTTCGGCAGGGATGTCACCGGCACGACGGTCCGTGAGTTCGGCGACAAGGAGTATATCGTCAACTTCTTCCTTGGTGCCTATCAGGCCGTGATGGAGCGGCGTCAACCGCTGCTGACTGTTCACTATCCGAAAAAAGCCTCGGAAACGGCGAGCTGGACCCGCCTCATTCTGCCGCTGAAGAGCGAGAACAACGAGATCGCGAGGCTGCTTGTCGGACAAATCCCCGGCGAGTGGCGGCCAAGGCCTCACGGCGCGGAAGCACCGGCCTTCTGA
- a CDS encoding MarR family winged helix-turn-helix transcriptional regulator: protein MPKNDQKDLLDLDGFLPYRLAVIAARVSKSMSALYAKKFGISIAEWRVIAHLARSERVSVRDIHARVNLDKVKVSRAVSRLEEAGLVLKASNAADNRLLDITLSDEGWSVYRQIVPLASGFEADLLSVLDDAERAALERVFEKLHARLDENVEATRSLSSKV from the coding sequence TTGCCGAAGAATGACCAAAAAGACCTGCTCGATCTGGACGGTTTTCTGCCCTATCGGCTGGCAGTGATCGCCGCCCGGGTCAGCAAATCCATGTCGGCGCTCTATGCGAAAAAATTCGGCATTTCCATTGCCGAATGGCGAGTGATCGCCCATCTCGCCCGGTCGGAACGTGTCTCTGTCCGGGATATTCATGCTCGCGTCAATCTGGACAAGGTGAAGGTCAGCCGCGCGGTCAGCCGGCTGGAAGAGGCGGGACTCGTTTTGAAGGCGAGCAATGCGGCCGATAACCGGTTGCTGGATATCACGCTGTCAGACGAAGGCTGGTCCGTCTACCGGCAGATCGTGCCGCTGGCGAGCGGCTTCGAGGCGGATCTGCTCTCTGTTCTGGATGATGCGGAGCGCGCCGCGCTGGAGCGGGTCTTCGAGAAACTGCACGCGCGCCTTGACGAAAATGTGGAGGCAACCCGGAGCCTTTCTTCGAAGGTCTAG
- a CDS encoding DUF2783 domain-containing protein — MTDLITTPNLTDADGFYEALIAAHQDLTPEQSTALNARLILLLANHVGDRDILLDALHKARETGR; from the coding sequence ATGACGGACTTGATCACCACCCCCAACCTGACCGATGCCGACGGCTTTTACGAGGCGCTGATCGCCGCCCATCAAGACCTCACGCCGGAACAGAGCACGGCACTGAACGCCCGGCTGATCCTGCTGCTGGCAAACCATGTCGGCGACCGGGATATTCTGCTCGACGCCCTGCACAAGGCACGGGAAACCGGACGCTAG
- a CDS encoding phosphodiesterase encodes MSFIQITDLHFVPGDKPLYGTSPKQRLADGVSLIRRDHGDVDCVIATGDLTHYGEKEAYETLKEVLAPLEMPVHLMMGNHDSRAPFREVFPDAPEIEGGFIQFTVDTGDANVVCLDSLVDIPGDHAGRLCETRLAWLDKELDALPADVPFVLAVHHPPFDLGIPHMDAIRLLDGEALYEVLQKRLPDQMIFGHVHRPISGHWRGIPFYLQRGFNHQVYLDFTSVDDVRFVDEAPEFSIIKSTPESVFVFARSAGGEGEPYVPRDT; translated from the coding sequence ATGAGCTTCATCCAGATCACAGACCTTCACTTCGTTCCCGGCGACAAGCCGCTTTACGGAACCAGCCCGAAACAGCGTCTCGCCGACGGCGTTTCCCTGATCCGCCGCGACCATGGCGATGTCGATTGCGTTATCGCCACCGGCGACCTCACGCATTACGGCGAGAAGGAAGCTTACGAGACACTGAAGGAGGTGCTGGCGCCTCTGGAAATGCCCGTCCATCTGATGATGGGCAATCACGACAGCCGTGCCCCGTTCCGCGAGGTGTTTCCGGACGCGCCGGAAATAGAAGGCGGCTTCATCCAGTTCACCGTCGATACCGGCGATGCCAACGTGGTCTGTCTCGACAGCCTGGTTGATATTCCGGGCGATCATGCCGGCCGTCTCTGCGAGACACGGCTTGCCTGGCTCGACAAGGAACTCGACGCACTGCCGGCGGACGTGCCTTTCGTGCTCGCGGTCCATCACCCGCCGTTCGATCTCGGTATTCCGCACATGGACGCGATCCGGCTGCTGGATGGAGAGGCGCTTTACGAGGTCCTTCAGAAACGCCTGCCGGATCAGATGATCTTCGGCCACGTGCACCGACCGATCTCAGGCCATTGGCGCGGCATCCCGTTCTATCTCCAGCGCGGCTTCAACCATCAGGTCTATCTGGATTTCACCAGCGTTGACGATGTCCGCTTCGTTGACGAGGCCCCGGAATTCTCGATTATCAAGTCGACCCCGGAGAGCGTCTTTGTCTTTGCCCGTTCGGCCGGCGGCGAGGGTGAGCCATACGTTCCCCGAGACACCTAG
- the hmgA gene encoding homogentisate 1,2-dioxygenase produces MNKISDSATVHSDPLSGTTSGYMPGFGNDFETEALPGALPQGQNSPQKCNYGLYAEQLSGSPFTAPRGENERSWLYRMRPSVKHTGRFARIAVDGWKTAPHQPEHGLALGQYRWNPVPLPGAPTDFVSGVHTMTTAGDVNTQAGMATHVYACNADMVDDYMMNADAELLVVPQLGRIEIFTELGRMSLGPREIAIIPRGMIFKVTLLDSEARGYVCENYGAKFTLPGRGPIGANCLANPRDFKTPVAAYEEKETPCRLIVKWCGTFNVTEIGHSPLDVVAWHGNYAPFKYDLTTFSPVGAILFDHPDPSIFTVLTAPSEVPGTANIDFVIFPERWLVAEHSFRPPWYHRNIMSEFMGNIYGAYDAKPEGFVPGGMSLHNCMLPHGPDNQAFEGASNAELKPHKLAETMAFMFETRFAQHLTEYAAKDAPLQDDYVGCWTGLEKKFDGTPGIK; encoded by the coding sequence ATGAACAAGATCTCAGATTCCGCAACCGTGCACAGCGATCCGCTGTCAGGCACCACCTCAGGCTATATGCCGGGTTTCGGCAATGATTTCGAGACCGAAGCGCTGCCGGGCGCCCTGCCGCAAGGTCAGAACAGCCCGCAAAAATGCAATTACGGCCTCTATGCCGAGCAACTTTCCGGCAGTCCCTTCACCGCGCCGCGCGGCGAGAACGAGCGCAGCTGGCTCTACCGCATGCGTCCCTCGGTGAAACATACCGGCCGTTTCGCCCGTATCGCCGTGGATGGCTGGAAAACCGCCCCGCATCAGCCGGAACACGGCCTCGCCCTCGGCCAGTACCGCTGGAACCCGGTGCCGTTGCCAGGAGCACCGACCGATTTCGTATCTGGCGTCCACACCATGACCACCGCCGGCGACGTGAACACACAAGCCGGCATGGCGACCCATGTCTATGCCTGCAATGCGGACATGGTGGACGACTATATGATGAACGCCGATGCGGAGCTGCTCGTCGTCCCCCAGCTCGGCCGGATCGAGATCTTCACGGAACTCGGCCGCATGAGTCTCGGCCCGCGCGAGATCGCGATCATCCCACGTGGCATGATCTTCAAGGTAACGCTGCTGGACAGCGAAGCGCGCGGTTATGTCTGCGAGAATTACGGCGCCAAGTTCACCCTGCCGGGACGCGGCCCCATCGGCGCCAACTGTCTCGCCAATCCGCGCGATTTCAAGACGCCCGTCGCCGCCTATGAAGAGAAAGAGACGCCCTGCCGCCTGATCGTCAAATGGTGCGGCACGTTCAACGTGACGGAGATCGGCCATTCCCCGCTCGACGTCGTGGCCTGGCACGGCAATTACGCGCCCTTCAAATACGATCTCACCACCTTCTCGCCGGTCGGCGCCATCCTGTTCGACCATCCGGACCCGTCGATTTTCACCGTGCTGACGGCCCCGTCGGAGGTACCCGGCACGGCGAATATCGACTTCGTCATCTTCCCGGAACGCTGGCTGGTCGCCGAGCACAGCTTCCGGCCACCCTGGTATCACCGGAACATCATGTCCGAGTTCATGGGCAATATTTATGGTGCCTACGATGCCAAACCCGAAGGCTTCGTACCCGGCGGCATGAGCCTGCACAATTGCATGCTGCCGCATGGGCCGGACAACCAAGCCTTCGAAGGCGCGTCGAATGCGGAGCTGAAGCCGCACAAGCTGGCGGAAACCATGGCCTTTATGTTCGAGACCCGCTTCGCACAGCATCTGACGGAATATGCGGCCAAAGACGCCCCCTTGCAGGATGATTATGTCGGCTGCTGGACCGGGCTTGAGAAGAAGTTCGACGGAACGCCGGGCATCAAGTGA
- a CDS encoding MBL fold metallo-hydrolase, which yields MAKQFASAGDMAEKKITFSEIGRDIWAFTAEGDPNTGVVIGDDSVMIVDAQATPRLAHKVVEKIRTVTDKPIKYVVLSHYHAVRVLGASAYGAEQILASEKCRAMVSERGQEDWDSEFGRFPRLFQGHESIPGLTWPTMTFTDKMTVYLGKRRVDLMHLGRAHTAGDIVAWVPDERVMLTGDIVEYKAACYCGDGHFSDWGQTLDNIKSYDPLAIAPGRGAALVGTDQVDAALEFTRDFLLNTYRPAAAVAARGGSLKEAWDAVRAACDPKFSDVPIYEHCLPFNVTRAYDEALGMDTPRIWTAERDRQMWEALQG from the coding sequence ATGGCCAAGCAGTTCGCATCAGCCGGCGACATGGCGGAAAAGAAGATCACCTTCAGCGAGATCGGCCGGGACATCTGGGCCTTCACCGCGGAGGGAGATCCGAATACCGGCGTCGTCATCGGTGATGACAGCGTGATGATCGTGGACGCGCAGGCCACCCCGCGCCTCGCCCACAAGGTCGTGGAGAAAATCCGCACCGTGACCGACAAGCCGATCAAATATGTCGTGCTCTCGCATTACCATGCTGTCCGTGTGCTCGGTGCGTCGGCCTACGGGGCGGAGCAGATCCTCGCCTCCGAGAAATGCCGCGCCATGGTCTCGGAGCGCGGCCAGGAGGACTGGGACAGCGAGTTCGGCCGATTCCCGCGCCTGTTCCAGGGCCATGAATCTATCCCGGGCCTGACCTGGCCGACCATGACCTTCACCGACAAGATGACGGTTTATCTTGGCAAGCGCCGGGTCGACCTGATGCATCTCGGCCGCGCCCACACCGCTGGCGACATCGTCGCCTGGGTGCCGGATGAGCGCGTCATGCTGACCGGTGACATCGTCGAGTACAAGGCCGCCTGCTATTGCGGCGACGGCCATTTCAGCGACTGGGGCCAGACCCTCGACAACATCAAGAGCTATGACCCGCTGGCCATCGCGCCCGGCAGGGGTGCCGCCTTGGTCGGCACAGATCAGGTTGATGCCGCGCTTGAGTTCACCCGCGACTTCCTCTTGAACACCTACCGCCCGGCCGCAGCCGTCGCCGCGCGAGGCGGGTCTCTAAAGGAAGCCTGGGACGCGGTGCGCGCCGCGTGCGACCCGAAGTTCAGCGACGTGCCAATCTACGAGCATTGCCTGCCCTTCAACGTGACCCGCGCCTATGACGAGGCACTCGGCATGGACACGCCCCGGATCTGGACCGCCGAGCGGGACCGGCAGATGTGGGAAGCCCTGCAAGGCTAA
- a CDS encoding FAD-dependent oxidoreductase encodes MADIFEQALYPYRRSPDQDAAAPVRHPVIVVGAGPVGLSAALDLALKDVPVLLLDDNDRVSTGSRAICFAKRTLEIMDRLGCGQPLVDKGVTWNKGKVFFDERKVYEFDLLTEAGHHRPAFINLQQFYFEAALLERLRELEAEARPIEIRGRNKVTGVTRDDSSVQLTVETPDGPYTLEADWLIACDGAKSPIRSLMGLDFHGRIFEDNFLIADVKMEAAFPTERWFWFDPPFNRGQSALLHKQPDGVWRIDLQLGWDIDRDVEMREENVIPRLQAMLGADAKFSLEWVSIYTFQCRRMERFAHGRVLFAGDSAHQVSPFGARGANSGIQDIDNLAWKLKLVIDGKAPESLLESYNRERIQAADENILNSTRSTDFITPKSDISHVFRDAVLDLAEAHPFARPLVNSGRLSVPTTHAGSELNGEDALPGGPKRTRPGAPAVDAPVGDGWLLESLGTDIVLLGINTSLPDMSGGDALPVTVLTIETEDDRLGALRERYLGRNEQAVYLIRPDQHIAARWPTYDRKAISAALTGATGGTT; translated from the coding sequence ATGGCCGATATCTTCGAGCAGGCGCTCTATCCCTACCGGCGGTCGCCGGATCAGGACGCGGCAGCGCCGGTGCGCCATCCCGTGATCGTAGTCGGCGCCGGTCCGGTCGGTCTCTCAGCCGCACTGGACCTCGCGCTGAAAGACGTGCCGGTCCTGCTGCTGGACGACAATGACCGGGTCAGCACCGGCTCCCGCGCCATCTGTTTCGCCAAGCGCACGCTGGAGATCATGGACCGGCTAGGCTGCGGTCAGCCACTGGTCGACAAGGGCGTGACCTGGAACAAGGGCAAGGTCTTCTTCGACGAGCGAAAGGTCTACGAGTTCGATCTGCTGACCGAAGCCGGACATCACCGCCCGGCCTTCATCAATCTCCAGCAATTCTATTTTGAGGCGGCCCTGCTTGAACGGCTGCGCGAATTGGAAGCAGAAGCCAGACCGATCGAAATTCGGGGCCGGAACAAGGTCACCGGTGTTACCCGGGACGACAGCAGCGTTCAGTTGACCGTCGAGACGCCCGACGGCCCCTACACCCTCGAAGCCGACTGGCTGATTGCCTGCGACGGAGCAAAATCTCCAATCCGTTCGCTGATGGGACTCGATTTCCACGGCCGGATCTTCGAGGACAATTTCTTGATCGCCGACGTAAAGATGGAGGCGGCTTTTCCGACTGAACGCTGGTTCTGGTTCGACCCGCCCTTCAACCGGGGTCAATCGGCACTGCTGCACAAGCAACCGGATGGTGTCTGGCGCATTGACCTGCAGCTCGGCTGGGATATCGACCGGGACGTTGAAATGCGGGAAGAAAACGTCATCCCGCGCCTGCAGGCCATGCTCGGTGCGGATGCCAAATTCAGCCTCGAATGGGTCTCGATCTACACATTCCAATGCCGCCGGATGGAGCGCTTTGCCCATGGCCGCGTGCTGTTCGCCGGGGACAGCGCGCATCAGGTCTCGCCGTTCGGCGCACGCGGCGCCAACAGCGGCATTCAGGATATCGACAATCTCGCCTGGAAGCTGAAACTGGTGATCGATGGTAAAGCGCCCGAAAGCCTCCTAGAGAGCTACAACCGGGAACGTATTCAGGCCGCGGACGAGAACATCCTGAACTCCACCCGCTCGACCGATTTCATCACCCCCAAGTCCGATATCTCCCACGTCTTCCGTGATGCCGTACTTGATCTTGCCGAAGCCCATCCGTTCGCCCGCCCACTGGTGAACTCCGGACGGCTCAGCGTGCCGACGACCCATGCGGGATCTGAGCTGAATGGCGAGGATGCGCTGCCAGGCGGGCCCAAACGCACCCGTCCGGGCGCACCCGCCGTCGATGCCCCGGTGGGCGACGGCTGGCTGCTGGAAAGTCTTGGGACGGATATCGTCTTGCTTGGAATCAATACGTCACTGCCGGACATGTCCGGCGGCGATGCGCTCCCCGTGACAGTCCTGACGATTGAGACCGAAGACGATAGGCTGGGCGCCTTGAGAGAGCGTTATCTCGGGAGGAACGAACAGGCGGTCTACCTGATCCGCCCGGACCAGCATATCGCGGCGCGCTGGCCCACCTATGACCGCAAGGCCATATCAGCTGCCCTTACCGGTGCGACCGGAGGGACGACATGA